The following are encoded in a window of Primulina eburnea isolate SZY01 chromosome 4, ASM2296580v1, whole genome shotgun sequence genomic DNA:
- the LOC140830063 gene encoding serine/threonine/tyrosine-protein kinase HT1-like, whose translation MEEEPSSLVRRTRFPSTVYHRFDASKLSYLPFTVQTNQISGAKSRPESTTVDSRIEPNCVQTVSPTQKTVDSDASNQSSTRHKLFNEESHETNSLTSNQLGSRSLNIITSFIKHSIIMSLKYRGNSNKSRQESSLAESLNNSGKKVASEEMIDENLINLSKLFLGQKFAHGAHSQLYHGIYADEPVAVKVIRVPDDEDGSLRARLEKQFTKEAVFLSRLRHENVIKFVGACQKPSVFCIVTEYLREGSLRLYMQKPENKSLPIQKVISMALDIVRGMEYIHSNGVVHRDLKPENILITGDFHLKVSDFGIACEESHCHLQSADPGTYRWMAPEMIKQKKYGRKVDVYAFGLVLWELLARNVPFKDMTPIQAAFAVVDKNFRPNFPADCPPAMKSLIEQCWCPKPDKRPEFSQIVKILEEFESSLARDGTLDPLLSIPQLSDIF comes from the exons ATGGAGGAAGAGCCAAGTTCTTTAGTCCGAAGAACAAGATTCCCTAGTACCGTTTATCACCGTTTCGACGCATCTAAATTGAGCTATCTTCCCTTCACTGTTCAAACAAACCAGATTTCGGGCGCCAAATCTAGGCCTGAATCAACTACCGTGGATTCAAGAATAGAGCCAAACTGCGTGCAAACTGTGTCCCCCACCCAGAAAACCGTCGATTCTGATGCCTCGAATCAGTCCTCGACGCGGCACAAATTATTCAATGAAGAATCACACGAAACAAATTCTCTAACATCAAATCAACTTGGTTCAAGATCATTGAATATCATAACTAGTTTCATTAAGCACTCGATCATCATGTCATTGAAATATCGTGGAAACTCTAATAAGAGTCGCCAGGAGTCCTCACTGGCCGAGTCTTTAAATAACAGCGGCAAGAAAGTCGCCTCTGAAGAAATGATTGACGAGAATTTGATCAATCTTTCGAAGTTATTTCTGGGACAAAAGTTCGCTCATGGAGCCCATAGCCAGCTTTACCATGGGATTTACGCCGACGAACCTGTAGCTGTGAAAGTAATCAGGGTACCAGATGATGAAGACGGATCCCTCCGTGCTCGGCTGGAGAAACAGTTCACGAAGGAGGCGGTTTTTCTGTCACGTCTtcgtcatgaaaatgttataaAG TTTGTGGGAGCTTGTCAAAAACCATCCGTCTTTTGCATTGTGACGGAGTACTTGAGGGAAGGCTCTTTAAGACTCTACATGCAGAAGCCCGAGAACAAGTCTCTTCCTATACAGAAGGTGATCTCGATGGCTTTGGACATTGTCAGAGGAATGGAATATATTCACTCAAACGGCGTTGTTCACCGAGATCTCAAACCGGAAAACATACTCATCACCGGTGATTTCCACCTCAAAGTTTCTGATTTTGGCATAGCTTGTGAGGAGTCACATTGTCATCTCCAGTCCGCGGATCCAGGGACGTATCGTTGGATGGCTCCAGAGATGATCAAACAGAAGAAGTATGGCCGGAAGGTGGATGTCTATGCCTTTGGGCTTGTTTTATGGGAACTTTTGGCGAGAAACGTCCCCTTCAAGGACATGACACCGATACAAGCTGCATTCGCCGTCGTCGACAAG aacTTCAGGCCTAACTTCCCTGCAGACTGTCCTCCAGCCATGAAATCTCTGATTGAACAATGCTGGTGTCCGAAACCGGACAAGAGACCCGAGTTCTCGCAGATTGTTAAGATTCTAGAGGAGTTTGAATCTTCATTAGCCCGTGATGGAACACTTGATCCTCTACTCAGTATACCACAGTTGTCTGATATATTTTGA